The Drosophila suzukii unplaced genomic scaffold, CBGP_Dsuzu_IsoJpt1.0 scf_9, whole genome shotgun sequence genome includes a window with the following:
- the LOC108017527 gene encoding transmembrane protein 138 isoform X1 translates to MKLTLRRYSWVLLLQFALLGVDLLLNAFGPSLVRNRLQTAIFLFVIQDALIITEYLLFTMALHSTCVYQVGASFIILRNCKLFLISITLYFLLSASQHFWIIYQYHHPPGEEKQHWPIGLISLSLGQRIMSVFYYYSFKSTALIMADPRFKEEHLDWIADQLADK, encoded by the exons ATGAAGCTAACTCTGCGACGGTACTCCTGGGTGCTTTTGCTTCAGTTCGCCCTTTTGGGAGTAGACCTTCTCTTAAACGCATTTGGGCCTTCGCTTGTTAGAAACCGATTGCAGACAGCCATATTTCTCTTTGT AATTCAGGACGCTCTGATCATTACGGAGTATTTGCTGTTCACCATGGCGCTGCATTCAACGTGTGTGTACCAGGTCGGTGCCTCCTTCATAATCCTGCGGAACTGCAAGCTCTTCCTGATCAGCATTACCCTGTACTTTCTTCTGTCTGCCTCCCAGCATTTCTGGATCATCTACCAATATCATCACCCACCAGGCGAAGAAAAGCAGCATTGGCCAATAGGTCTAATATCTTTATCATTGGGACAACGCATCA TGTCGGTTTTCTATTACTATAGCTTCAAATCAACAGCTCTAATCATGGCGGATCCCCGCTTCAAGGAGGAACATCTGGATTGGATCGCGGACCAGCTGGCCGATAAGTAA
- the LOC108017527 gene encoding transmembrane protein 138 isoform X2, with protein MKLTLRRYSWVLLLQFALLGVDLLLNAFGPSLVRNRLQTAIFLFVIQDALIITEYLLFTMALHSTCVYQHFWIIYQYHHPPGEEKQHWPIGLISLSLGQRIMSVFYYYSFKSTALIMADPRFKEEHLDWIADQLADK; from the exons ATGAAGCTAACTCTGCGACGGTACTCCTGGGTGCTTTTGCTTCAGTTCGCCCTTTTGGGAGTAGACCTTCTCTTAAACGCATTTGGGCCTTCGCTTGTTAGAAACCGATTGCAGACAGCCATATTTCTCTTTGT AATTCAGGACGCTCTGATCATTACGGAGTATTTGCTGTTCACCATGGCGCTGCATTCAACGTGTGTGTACCAG CATTTCTGGATCATCTACCAATATCATCACCCACCAGGCGAAGAAAAGCAGCATTGGCCAATAGGTCTAATATCTTTATCATTGGGACAACGCATCA TGTCGGTTTTCTATTACTATAGCTTCAAATCAACAGCTCTAATCATGGCGGATCCCCGCTTCAAGGAGGAACATCTGGATTGGATCGCGGACCAGCTGGCCGATAAGTAA
- the LOC108017527 gene encoding transmembrane protein 138 isoform X4, protein MALHSTCVYQHFWIIYQYHHPPGEEKQHWPIGLISLSLGQRIMSVFYYYSFKSTALIMADPRFKEEHLDWIADQLADK, encoded by the exons ATGGCGCTGCATTCAACGTGTGTGTACCAG CATTTCTGGATCATCTACCAATATCATCACCCACCAGGCGAAGAAAAGCAGCATTGGCCAATAGGTCTAATATCTTTATCATTGGGACAACGCATCA TGTCGGTTTTCTATTACTATAGCTTCAAATCAACAGCTCTAATCATGGCGGATCCCCGCTTCAAGGAGGAACATCTGGATTGGATCGCGGACCAGCTGGCCGATAAGTAA
- the LOC108017527 gene encoding transmembrane protein 138 isoform X3: protein MALHSTCVYQVGASFIILRNCKLFLISITLYFLLSASQHFWIIYQYHHPPGEEKQHWPIGLISLSLGQRIMSVFYYYSFKSTALIMADPRFKEEHLDWIADQLADK, encoded by the exons ATGGCGCTGCATTCAACGTGTGTGTACCAGGTCGGTGCCTCCTTCATAATCCTGCGGAACTGCAAGCTCTTCCTGATCAGCATTACCCTGTACTTTCTTCTGTCTGCCTCCCAGCATTTCTGGATCATCTACCAATATCATCACCCACCAGGCGAAGAAAAGCAGCATTGGCCAATAGGTCTAATATCTTTATCATTGGGACAACGCATCA TGTCGGTTTTCTATTACTATAGCTTCAAATCAACAGCTCTAATCATGGCGGATCCCCGCTTCAAGGAGGAACATCTGGATTGGATCGCGGACCAGCTGGCCGATAAGTAA
- the LOC139355132 gene encoding uncharacterized protein, which produces MAPRPRCAQALDSRRTRGTQSYRCRVCRGIHPLRKCQRFLKLSAEKRLRSVLINKYCANCLAHEHSTGSCRSGDRRRTCNRNRHTRLHMHDLFSRKKSGSKQKSRSKQQPASPQRSRRQDPPTRQTPAPPPRSASSTPDPSLAALLQRHSVNVLPTAGVIVETGEKTFDTAALIDPCTPTSSIDASLATAFRLPTTNVGDESICTATIRSKVDEAIKLEVVLKIEPNVRIRTPIRALTESVVQKFKELPLADERFHRPATISLILGADVYPKVIQPGFHMVDEGLPVDQKTVFGWIVSGGCTQA; this is translated from the coding sequence atggctccccgtccacgtTGCGCTCAGGCTttggatagcagacgtactagaggtactcagtcctaccgatgccgagtctgccgcggaatccatcctcttcggaagtgtcagaggttcctaaagctgagcgcagagaagcggctgcggTCAGTTCTCATtaacaagtactgcgcgaactgtctcgcacacgagcactccactgggagctgtcgtagcggtgaccggcgcagaacgtgcaaccggAACCGTCACACGCGGCTGCACATGCACGACCTTttttcccggaaaaagtccggctccaagcaaaagtcccgctccaagcaacagcccgcttctccgcagcgttcgcgccggcaagatccgccaactcgccaaacgcctgcccctccaccgcgctcagcatcctcgacaccagaTCCGTCGCTCGCCGCACTTCTCCAGCGACATAGCGTCAATGTCCTCCCGACTGCTGGggtgatcgtcgagaccggagagaagacgttcgacaccgccgcactcatcgatccgtgcaccccgacaagctccatcgatgcatccctggccaccgcgtttcgtttgccgacaacaaacgtgggcgatgagagcatatgcacggcgacgattcgttcgaaggtcgacgaggccatcaagctggaggtggtcctcaagatcgagccgaacgtgcgcatccgcacccccatccgtgcgctcactgagagcgtcgtccagaaatttaaggagctaccgctcgcggatgagcgtttccaccggccagccactatttcattgatcctgggcgcggacgtctacccgaaggtgatacagccgggcttccacatggtcgacgagggatTGCCAGTAGaccagaagacggtgttcgggtggatcgtctccggcggctgtacgcaggcttga